The Pithys albifrons albifrons isolate INPA30051 chromosome 5, PitAlb_v1, whole genome shotgun sequence genomic interval GGCCGAGTGTCCCCCGCCTTCTCCCCGCACGTCTTCCTCACCGGCCTCACCAAGATGTACGGCAGCGTCTTCCGGCTCTTCGTGGGCAGCCGCCCCTTCATCGTGCTCAACACCTTCGAGGCGGTGCGGGAGGCGCTGGTGCAGAAGGCGGACGTGTTCAGCGACCGGCCCTCCGTGCCCATCGTGCTCATGATCACCCACAACAAGGGTAAGCGGGGAGGGAGCGCCGGCTTGTGTCGCCCCGGGGCTGCCGCGCCCTGATGGGGGGCATGGCCAGGGCGATGCTCCGCAGCGGTACTGAGCGGGACTCGCGGCTGCTCTGCCGAAATTTATAAATAACTGCTGTCAGCTGCACAGGGACCCATTTACTTGCCTCTTGCGCCTCCCGTGTGTCCCTCGCCCTGCTGCTGACAGAAAGCACGCAGAGAGAAACTCGCCCTGCCTTGAGGTGGACATGCATCCCCCTGAgcttggcagggcagggcaccaCCACTGCCTCTGGTCGACTGAATGCCTTTTCCCTTTAGTTCCGTTCACAGTAAAGGGACTGAGGAACTGGGGTTGTTGAGTCTGGAGGAGTCTCAGGGGTGACACCTTATTGCTCTCccagctacctgaaaggatgttgcaGCCAGGTGAGCCTCatctcccaggcaaccaactATAGGACAAGAGGACTCAAGCTGCACCAAGGAAGGTTTAGGATGGACataaggaagaatttcctctttgaaagggtgattagacattggaatgaaCTGCCCGTGTAGATGGTGGGGTCACTGTCCCTagaggtgtttaagaaaagagtagctgtgacactgctgtggcctagttgacatggtggtgttggGTGAGATTGGAGTccatgacctcagaggtcttttccagcctaatggattctgtgattctgagactGGGTTTGTGTAGTGCAAGGGTTTAAGGGGCAGTTGGTCTGTCATCTAGGCACTTTGTGATTTTGGCTGTGTCAGGAGAAGAAATTTCAAAACTTTGGTAGTGATACAAAACTTGAGTGCTACCCCAGTTCTTACCACAGTAACCATGGCTAAGAGAGGCTTCTGTGGGGTCCTGTAGCTGCACAgtctgtgctgcctctgtgcaAGCTACTGGTGCTGAGATGTTTGCAGGTGTAATATTCTGTTTGTCAAAATTTACTGAGTatatttgggtttggtttggtttgttggtctgtttgggtttttttttacaggtCAAAGGAgggtttttgaaagaaaagggtATGCAGAGTTTAAACATGTTGGTAATACTGCAGTTAGAATTTCTTTAGTTTTTAGGTCATTAGGGATGTCAGTGTTTGTGGAGaactaattttcctttttcagttctgAAGTGTAGCCCAGAAGACTTGCTAGTGTGCTGTCTTGTTGTGAAACTTgtcttcttttatattttttctaggCTCAGGAAAATCTACTTTTTAAATGCCTGAAGCATTcatctttgatttttctttttttttttggtgtacCAGAATTATACTAGTAAGAATAAGAGAAAAGTGAGAGACCTAGTCATGTTTATCAAAATGTGATCATGTACCTTTGCTGAAATTggtttaaagaataaaaaaaaaattataacttGCATTTGTTCAAGTATATTGGTCCAAGACAGATCTTACTGGCACGTTATGGTGTGTGAGTATTTTTAGGTGTAGTATTTTAACAGGAActgggggaggaaaggggaagagcAGATAGATAATTTTAGCTGTGCTGTAAAATTGCATGATGgtagatttctttttccttgaatgCTGTAAATTTCATATGTTTCTTGTTCTCTGTCAGGCTCTTTTGAACATGGTGACACAGGTTAACCAGGCCAGTTGGCAGCTCCTAACCAGTGGATGCTCCAGGGGAGTTGAGAGTGTCAGGAGCCTGTTGTCCGGATCCAGAGCACGCTGCAGCTGTGTCCAGGAGCTGTACCTGCCTGTGTTACTTTATGTTTAGTTTTATCTGGAAGGTCaccacagctgtgcccaggcaTGAGGGCTGTTACAGGAGAGCTGCCCAGTTGTCCATCAGACATCCTGCTCTGTTGTGGACTGTGTACATTCACTGTGTGCAACACGTTGAATCGCCACAGATGGGAAAGTGTTTAGAATGAACTGCAGAGGTGGTGTGTTTTGAGTACACAAAGGGAAAAGTCAATGAAAATGGGCAGTGTGGGCTGCTGCCCCCACCACCATCTGGTTCTCCAAAAGCCAACAGAAGTTACAGATGCTCTTACTGGGCTGGCTTGGGTTTAGTGTTGGCATGGAGGAGATGACTAaagctctgtggtgctgcatTTTTGCTAACTAGTGTCCTTTTTTGTCTGTGGTTCATGGAGGAGGTCGATGGGTTGCAACAATCAAACTAGAGATGTTTTAAGATTGGTCTGAGAGCCTCCTGATGATACTTTCAGGAGTTTGTGGGTGAGACTTTGCAACAGGTCAAGATAGAGGCAGTTGTGTTAGTATGGACTCGGAAAGGAAATGATAGAAGCAGGATGATGTGTAACTTCAGATCTGCTGCTTACAATTTGAGTACTGCAGGGCTGGATGCTTTGAGTCAGTAAGTGGATACTTAGATCTTAAGTTCCTGCATCTTTGTTCTATAAGTAAGCTAGAAGGTCTGAACTTGCAGGGCTATTTTCttgtaaacttttttttctgttgtagcTTTGTCTTTATCCTGAGGTGACCTACTGGGTATGATATGGAAGAAAGAAGGGCTTATCTCAGCTGTGTGGCTCTGTTGTATGTaagatgcaaataaaatattgtgCCTGAAGAAGAGCAAGTAGAAGTATAAGAAATAGCAAATACTGCACTTCAACGACTTGATCAGCAAAGACAGGAGTCTGCCTTGGCTGGCTGGCAAGCGCCAGGAGAACTTGAGAGAGGGTAGAAGTCAATTCTTAATTGAAAGCTTCTGCACATATGTCTGTGGGAAGAGAAATGCCAGACTGGGGGAAAACATAGAtttcagttgtttttgttttagtaaAGCCGTTTTGTATTCTATATCTGTGAGAGGTAGCGGCGACTCAGTTCCTAAAAAGTAGAAGGAGCCTGAGTggttttttgccattttttaaccCTGCTCTGTGAACATCCTGATGGGGACATCTGACAACACAGAAGTTAAATGTTATTGAAGGTCATGAGTTCTGTTTGTCAACATTCCCAGTATTGCAGCAACGCTAAAGCTAGCAGAAAGAAACGGGgagtggggggagggagggtaAATTAGCCTTGGCCAGAACTTGCTTGTTTtaagaatttgattttttttcatgtaaaaaaggagaataaaatgaACTCTCTGGTTCTATGAGTTTGTTGGTTGTATTGAAAGGTTTTCATTATCAATTCATAGAAATTAGTGCTATGAGCATGAAGTCCTGGTTATTCTTGTTGCTTCAGAATTCAttattgtattttcttcagggtttttttgttttgttttgctttgctttagtttgttttgggggatgtttttctgttggtttttcgttgggtttggttttttttaagagtagAGTTGTCTGCTGGGTATCCTGACTTTTCAGAGCAGGAAGAGATTTTCTTTGAAAGCAGCAAAGGACTGTACCATTATTGTACCTTAGTAGCAATCCAGTTGacagtttgcttttttctcttagCTCTGTTATTCTAACTTCAAGCTCTTCTTTCTCCTGTATCTGTGTCTTATGTTATTCTCTCCCAATTTGCACATCAGTTATTAGTATTCTGCAGCAATTTGGGGTTTTGGGGCTTCAGAAAACACCATGCCATGGCAGCCACATTCTGTGCAGGATGGCTGGAAGGACTCAGTGTGGGAAGGTGTGTTgttgttcttagcttttctggagctgggagagccTTTTTCACATTCAAGGCAATAGGTCGGTTTTCTTTCATGGAAGTATTTGCATCCTAAAACTAATTTCCCTAATGACACAAAGGGGAACACATTATGAATGTATAGTTTGTTTTCAAGATATTTGTTGTGGGATAGAAAAAGTGATAACTTTGTTTTATTCCAAGAAATCCATGTTTCTTCCCCACCCCGGTCACAAAACCTGGAAATATTGGTTCTTGGCCAAGTTCAGCCCCAAATATGCCTATTTTTTCACGTACCCTACTTGAGGATGCTAATGCTACCAGGAAATATCAGCTGAGACAAAGGAAGGCTgagcacttttttttctgttttggaaggGCAATGGAGTGGGTGTTTGAATCGATTGCCTAAGGAATATCTTCATGCAGATAAGGAATGTCTTCATGTAGATAAGATGAAATTCAGCTGTTTCTGAGATTGTCCTGGCTCTTTTTAATGTTCTCGTTTAGGACCTTTGAAGTTAGGTCATGTGTTTGTATTTGGTCTGTTGTCATTACTGTAAGTAAATAATGTCATCAGAAAATCTGGCTGGAAAGATTACTGGTTTTGTGACACTGACCTAATTCTACTTTTGGGATTGCAAAGCCCTTTAAGTAGTTATCTTGTTTGCATGTCTAACAAATGTCTGTTTCTAGCCATAGATTTCTTAcatatttattcttcttttgGCATTAGAGGCTATGAGCATTAGCTTGTAATAGAAATGTAGGTAATATTAAGTATTTAAACATGGTGCATCTTTCTAGTACTAATTTCTTGTGGCCACTTCTTTCTTCTGAATTCAACATTAAGATTTGACAGAAGAATTGATGTTGCTTCATAAAATAACCTTTtatttccaggggaaaaaaatgatgtCCCTTTAACTAGAACAGAGCCAGAACTAGCCCATGTTTTAATGACTTTAAACTTTCTCAGGTTAACCATGGAGTACATTAAAAAGAGCAGGTTGTGTATTTGTTACCTGTGGTGGTTTTCTTTGGTGTGGtcttttattttaacagaagagatgtttttgttCATAAGTGAGCAATAGTTATACTTGAAGCTAAGGGATTTAATTTATGTGGTGTCTCATAATGACACAATCATGAAGAACAAGTAGCTAGAGGCAACAAAACTGTGGAGATGCAAATCAAGCAGGTTTTTGCCAAGTGGCTCTGAACCTGTCTTTACCTTCCCAGTGTGTTCAGAGCATGTGTatactttgggttttttataacTTAAAAACTTTGCTTGTAATCAAAGCACGTGCAAAAAATACTGAGAAGTTGGTATAAcatgaaggagaaaataaatacaagctGGTTCGTGTTTTAATGTGTTCTATTCTGCTTTGCTGAAGGAATTACTGTCTCAGGACATTGAGGAGAAAAGGCAGTAGCCAACCTCTGTCCCAGAATAACAGTTACTGCAAGGTTATAATTTGTAATGAAGGATCTACAGTACCCCTTCGCCATCTGTTTGTGTCTTGCAAAGACTAATAAAACTATTGATCTAACTTTAATATTAATTTCACTGATTGGGAAAAAGAGGGACAGTATTTCCCAAAGCTATTAGAAAGAAACTTTAGCTCCCAGGCCAGGGGTTGGGATTGATTTACTGTGTATCATTTCCCTCTCTTCTGGCTCTTGGGATGCAGTTTGTCTTATTATTACTTCCTGAAAACAGGACGTTTTGGTTTCAcactctctcttctctttcaggTGTTATTTTTGCACCATATGGCCCTGTCTGGAAGCAACAGAGGAAATTCTCTCTCTCAACACTGCGTCATTTTGGAGTAGGGAGACACAGCTTAGAGCCTAAAATCATTGAGGAGCTGAACTTTATAaaggaagaaatgctgaagCACGGAAAAGATTCATTTAATCCCTTCCCAATCATTCGCAATGCAGTGTCCAATGTTATCTGTTCTATGGCCTTTGGCAAGCGTTTTAACTATGAAGATGTTGAGTTCAAGACGATGCTGAAGAACATGGCCCGTGCGCTGGAGCTGAGTGTGAACAGCTACATGATCCTGGTCAACATCTGCCCTTGGCTGTATTACCTTCCCTTTGGGCCTTTCCGGGAACTTCGGCAAACAGAGTTAGATATTACTGCTTTTCTAAAGCAGATAATTGCACAGCACAGGGATACCCTGGATGCAGCAAATCCCAGGGACTTCATTGATATGTACTTCATCCACGCAGAAGAGGAGAAGAACAACAAGGAGAGCAGTTTTAATGATGACTACCTGTTTTTCATCATTGGTGACCTCTTCATTGCAGGCACGGATACCACGTCCAACACGTTACTGTGGTGCCTGCTCTACATGTCTCTTTACCCAGAGGTACAAGGTAAGACTATTTCCATTCTAGGTACTTTATTCCAGACAGTAAAGCTCTAGATGGATGCTcagaaacagaagcaaacaGCAACAGTGGAGAAATAATTTGAAGTGCAAACagtatgtgtgtatgtgcaaTTTCAAAGGCTGATATGTATTCAGGCATCTTCtatcctgctgtgctgtgaagaTCTTTAGATTAGTGTTATATTTTAAGTACTAAATGGCCTTTTAATGTGTGCATTTCTTATGTTTTGGGACAAGTGTGTCTTTGCCAAGCTAATCTAGGGGAATTTAGCATATTTGGAAAACTTTGGCAGTTGTGGCATTCCAGGCAAATAGCAGTGATATAAGATGTGTAAGAGCTGTAGTAAAGTTTTATGCcttcctgagcagggaggttctTGAACTTAGTGGCAGAGTCTGGGGAAGTGAAACACTACTCACTCTAGGGGAAGGTCAAATCAGAGACAGTTTAAGCAAACTGGACTTGCACAAGTGCAAAGCACCAGCTGGTCAGTGTCTTTGGAGAGCCTCTCCCCACAAGTCTTGAATGGTCATGTCAATGGTCAGCCTTGGGTAGGTTGTTGATGATGGTggcaaagggaaaggggaaaacacATGAAATGTGTGACCCCAAAGAAGTGGCAGAAGGATTTGGTCTTGTTCAGTATTAGGGAAAGGTGACTGAAGGGAAACCTTATGCTGTGTGCAGCTATCTGATTGGAAGATGCTAAGAAGATGGGAGCAGTCTCTCCTGAGGTGTGCCGTGCAAAGGAGAAGCAGTGGAGACaatctacagaaaaaaaattcttatgaggtactagaaaaagaaaaattgcccTGTTGAAGATGGCAGAGGAGTGCACCAGATTGCCATGAGAGTTAACAGAATCTGTGCCTTTGGAATCTATGACTATGAATTTGAAAGTGGGTTATGACCCTGAGTAGCCTCATCTGCCCTCAGAGTCTGATCTGTCTGGAATAATCTCTTTTAAATAGGTCAAGATCATAGTGTGTTGCACAAAGTCAACCAACATGTTGACCAAAGATTGCACAACAGAGCGTCAGTTCAATACAGGGAGAGAATTCACTGGGGACAGctgtaaaataaacttttattgCATAGGCTTATTCTTCTATTTTTAAGGCTGTATGTTAGCACTGCTAGACTTGGTATGCAGTTACAAGAATTAGATATATTCCAAATCACACAAATGAGATCTGAAAGAGTGttgtgttggtttttggttttttttaaactctttccCTCCTATGTGTTACTGTATATGCTGGTCAGTTTTCCCTGTTCTGCTGATCTCTAacagttttgttccttttctccaaTTTCACCTTTCCTTCTGCTATGGCTGTTGTCAAGTAATCTAAATAAGCTCAGTAGTCCAGAGTTTATCACTTAGCTATGGAATGTGATTCTCTTACTTCTAGTATCCCATCCCTTATGTATCCTGATTACCTTGGAGTTACGTATGGGCCTCTTTTGACCCCAGtaatgtttctctttcaaacgtgttaacatattttttccctaaagaaaATACCTGAATTGTGTACCTTTTAGCAGTAGGAAATGTTGCCTTGCAGACATGGAAAGGCAAGCAAAGGGCTACCTGGGGGATAAGATTAGGAACAgtctttttctctttggaaaCCAGTTTCACTTTTTacatggaaaaagagaaggatgggTGTGAGACAGTGTAGTGAGTTAGTGTAGTGAGACAGTGTGGTGAGGGCGTGGGGAGTGTTTggtttgttctgttccctgACTTTGTTTTGGTGCTTAAATTCTGAAAATCTgagagatttttaaatacatgaaaagTAGTGGAGCAGTTCTAATAACATGCTGTTAGTGGAGAACTGCTGAAGTTTGTATTTTTGCAGTTGGTAATGGGAGCAGAACTTTGGCTGCTTTCTGTATAGTTTGACATATCTTTACAAACTCTGAACAAATGAGTTGTTTGGGATAAAGCACTGGTGTGACATTTGGCATGAGACAGTCTCcttaattttagtttttttatattgaaaactttttaaaattactgtgcATAGCTGAATACAGGGCTATTAATAAAAGTAGCAAACTCTCATAAAGAAGGTACTGAGAACCATGCCATCAGCACATCtcttgctgtattttttaatgttcctCATTCGTGAACTTCCTTATTAGCAAAACCATTAGGTGGCAGCAGCGCCTCGTTGGACACAGTTCAGTCAGCAATTCTGGAGGATGATCGGGAAACCGGCACACTTTGCACGGAGCTTTTGTTTAGTCTTGTGTCACTGCtaaggagagaaaagagcaCAAGCTCAAAGTATCAGCAGCCTGGTTGGAAAAGGCAGGCAGGACAACTACAAAGTATTCAGACTACAAAGAGTAAATattgaaaactgatttttttattttttattaaaggtTAGTTTTGAGGTCTCCTCTTTAAAACTTGTCTTTTGCTGTGTAGCCAGATTCCAACTGACCTGTAAGAGAAGGCACATCATCCTGTGTGTACATGGGTGAAATAAATCTTGCATCTTGGAAACTTCTGTGAACAGAATTACTGGTATACTGAGCCTTTATAGAGATGAAAGGGGcagacaaatattttcatagtttATTCCTCCCATGAATGAGAAAGCAAATCAGctcattaactttttttttccctttgcagaagGGCTGTGTGGGGAAGGAGCTTCTACTGCTGCCTTTTGAGGGAACTGGGCAATACCTGAGTTGAGGTTCTGTGAATAGAAAGTAGGAAGTGGCAAGAGCAAGTTCAATGCCTTCAACATTTGCAGTAACAGTACCAGAATTCCTGCTTTGGAATGAAGTATCTAAAGCAGCTGGATGAAAAGCTTTCCAGTCTCTTCATGCACACAATTGTGTTTTTGTTCAAGTTTTTTAATGCAGGGCAGAAGCTTGATGTTTTCACCATTCAAATTACTGTATAGTTAACCTCTGAAAGTAAGATTATGAATACATTTGGAATTGCAACAGAACTTTTCCTGAACTCTTCCAATGCAGAAGTACTAGCAATGTTGTCATCTCAGTAGTTTTACTCTTGACAGTTGTCAAAATCATGCttggttgttttcttcttaCCTGAGTCTGTTCTTAAGGCTTATGCTGGCATAGTTATTTCATCTAGGGATCATGTCTTGAAGAAATTTTTGAGAAATCTATATAAACAGTGAAGCACAGGTAAATGAATTCGAGAAGATGTCTCATCACATACTGTGCatcttttgaattttttatttttcttgttcgCTTTGAATAGAGAAGGTTCATGCAGAAGTTGAAGCTGTTCTAGGACGTGACAAAGTTCCCTCGCTTGCTCACAAGGCTCAAATGCCCTTCACAGAGGCAACTATTATGGAAGTGCAGAGGATGACTGCAGTTGTTCCCCTCTCTATCCCTCGAATGGCCTCAGAAACTGCTGGTAAGCATTTCTAGAGACTTATTATTACAGTGTTTCTTTTGGGGATGAAGATCTGATGGGCCGTTTAGTGATAATTTATGAAGACCTCATTTATATGTTGGACCTGTAACCCAAGTATGTAAAATACCATTTATAGAGAGTAGGTGGCCTGAAGATACTCCTTTATTTAACAGAACGTCTGACCTAACATCCAGAAATTTTTCTAATTTAGAGCAATTTCTTTTGTGGGGGTTCAGCTTGTACTGGCTGATGTGCTTAGTGGTAGTTGGAAGCTGAGATTCCACCTTTGTACCTGAAACAGCAGAGTTGTTTTTGACATTCTGACACAGAGGTCTGAAAACATCAATTTAGAGCAATTGGTGTGCTAAAGGCTTATACCATTGACCTCCACATATTTTGCCAACTCATCTGTGTGTTTTCTTAAACATAGCTGAGCACTGGCTGAAGTCAGTGTGAGATAGCAATACTCAGCTGTCAAACCCAGTACTGAATTGATCTgctcttttaaatgttttgccTTCAGGACAGTGAAGTGTTACAAGCTGAAATGAAACTAGTAATTTCAAAACCCTTTTGTGACAACAGTTCAAAACCTATCCCTTGACTGTGGCTGGGCTGTGACAGCACAGGAGTAAGAGGAAACTGGGTTGCAGCATTTGCATGCTGCAGAGTGCATTTCTGAcaattgctgctgctttctctccACTGGGAGCTGTTGATGTATCTTGATGTCTTTCTAGCTGCTCAGGCCTGTGTGTTCTCTCTCAAACAGACTAGCAGAGATCACCTTTGCCTTAAGCTTTTGCTGCGTTTGCAGCCCACTGCTAGGGATCCATATGATTTTTTGTGACATCCTCTAGTTGTCCTTTTAGTGGTATGTTTCCCATGTTTCCTTCTAGCAACTTGTCAGATCTCTGTCTCTGTGCTTTTGTTTCAAGTGCTGCAGGGATATACTATTCCTAAGGGCAGCGTGATTGTGCCCAATCTGTGGTCAGTACACAGAGATCCGAACATTTGGGAGAAACCAGATGAATTTCAACCATCAAGATTTCTGGATGAAAACGGCCAGCTAATTAAGAAAGAGTCATTCATTCCTTTTGGAATGGGTAAGATAATCCACATGCAGTCATTAGTTGCTTGTTGGCATGGGGGTGTTTCAAGTGTAGGGCCTTGGAAGCGTGAGATGTTAAAGTTATACGTAGAACTTGTTTTATTATTACAGTTGGGGACTGGCAAGATGGGTTGGGTTCCTAAAGTCTCCAGTTGCCAGGCAGAAAGTATGAATTGTCCTTTGCTAATACTTTTGCTGTGGATGTAAATGGCACTTATATGAAGTAATACTTCTGAGCAAGGCTTAGAAGCAAAGCTTCAGAATTCATAGCTTAATAGTAGCTTGAGCCTTTCTGTGTTTGGACTATAATAGCACAGGAATTACGTATGTGttaacatatatatgtataaagcCAGTAACATATTTTTTCTAACTGTTCTTTAGGTAAACGTGTGTGCATGGGAGAGCAGTTGGCAAAAATGGAGCTGTTCTTGATTTTCACAAGTCTAATGCAAAGTTTTACCTTTTTATACcctgaaaatgctgcaaaacCATCCATGGAAGGAAGGTTTGGTCTAACTTTAGCTCCATGTCCATTCAACATAATAGCTTTGAAGAAATGATAATGTCAAAAAAGTTTAAACAAAGAAGTACTGGACTTTTAAAATCCTGCTTTTATATTTCCAGCttattttgttacttttttcccaTGAAACCACCAGCTGCATAGGCTTTCATAGTCACTGATCAATCCATTTAGACTTCTGTAAAGAGAAGGTTTCCCTTGTCAGCTGTTGCATTCCACAAACTGTCAGCATAGTTTTCAATTTGGTATTAAAACTTGCTAGGCTTAAGCTTTGTCTGTAAAATATTACTGTCAGTTTGTCAAATGTTAATTGTGGGAGAATGGTCCAAAACATCAGTTAATGCTTTAGCAGACTGTAATTGTAAAAAACTGTAAAAGCAGcaataaacatttaatttaGCAAAGGCATGAGGGACATCATGTAATATCAAAAGGATTAAGAAATGAAAGGGTGTTAGCATTTTCTGTGTAAAGAATCATTGTAATTGAGCTAAAATAATGACATGCACTTTTTGGAAATTACTGAATGAGACTTCTTTAACTTTGGAGGAGTGTCTCTTGCAAATAACTCATAGGTGTAGATAGGATCAAGTCAGTCTTGAAATTCCTGCATTCAAACATTCTCAACGATCACTAAAACCAGGCAGGTGCCGACTCTGAAAACCCAGGCTTTGAGGCCAAATGAATGCTTGAATATGCCAATTCTCAACATAAATGTACAGCATATGGATGCAGATGTTTTTTCAGCATATAAATGAGAGCAGAATTCTCTAACAAGAAACAGTAGAAATCTGTTCTCTCTAGTGCCAAGCAGATAGTCAAGATGCCATCTGTGCTGCCTCTCTATGTTCACTGTCTCCCCcatggcagcagtggctgcagtcTGGATGAGACCAACAGCCACTCATAGGGGAAAACTCTACCTGTCTAATCCTGAAGTCAGGGCTTGCACTCAAGTTTTTCATTTATCAGCAGTATGAACAGCACTGCCACAACCTCTT includes:
- the CYP2U1 gene encoding cytochrome P450 2U1; this translates as MAGPGTAAWTWLLRPPTATELLLGVLCWLGCFWLLRRWPRALSGLPPGPAPWPLVGNFAFALLPPPLLRRWAVEVRGGGRVSPAFSPHVFLTGLTKMYGSVFRLFVGSRPFIVLNTFEAVREALVQKADVFSDRPSVPIVLMITHNKGVIFAPYGPVWKQQRKFSLSTLRHFGVGRHSLEPKIIEELNFIKEEMLKHGKDSFNPFPIIRNAVSNVICSMAFGKRFNYEDVEFKTMLKNMARALELSVNSYMILVNICPWLYYLPFGPFRELRQTELDITAFLKQIIAQHRDTLDAANPRDFIDMYFIHAEEEKNNKESSFNDDYLFFIIGDLFIAGTDTTSNTLLWCLLYMSLYPEVQEKVHAEVEAVLGRDKVPSLAHKAQMPFTEATIMEVQRMTAVVPLSIPRMASETAVLQGYTIPKGSVIVPNLWSVHRDPNIWEKPDEFQPSRFLDENGQLIKKESFIPFGMGKRVCMGEQLAKMELFLIFTSLMQSFTFLYPENAAKPSMEGRFGLTLAPCPFNIIALKK